A genomic region of Lagopus muta isolate bLagMut1 chromosome 19, bLagMut1 primary, whole genome shotgun sequence contains the following coding sequences:
- the LOC125702653 gene encoding torsin-1A-like — protein sequence MKLWRGARRAALGLALLLLLAPPARAVEPISLGLAIAGAAASALTGIISYPRLYCYFRECCLQRHEQRVAAALQESLDRRLFGQHLVSRVVVRAVRGFLSNAQAKKPLALSLHGWTGTGKNFVSKIIAESIYKRGLKSNYVHQFVATLHFPHAHSINLYKDQLQSWIRGNVSICPRSIFIFDEMDKMHAGLIDAIKPFLDYYELLDGVSYRQAIFIFLSNAGAEKITEVALDFWRNGKAREDIQLTDMQNALSVSVFNNKNSGFWHSTLIDRNLIDYFVPFLPLEYKHVKMCVRVEVESRGYAVDEDILSRVADEMTYFPREERIYSDKGCKTVDAKLDYYYDL from the exons ATGAAGCTGTGGCGGGGAGCGCGGCGGGCGGCTCTgggcctggcactgctgctgctcctcgcGCCGCCCGCGCGGGCCGTGGAACCCATCAGCCTGGGCTTGGCGATCGCCGGGGCCGCCGCCTCGGCCCTTACCGGCATCATCTCCTACCCGCGGCTCTACTGCTACTTCAGGGAGTGCTGCCTCCAGCGGCACGAGCAGCGCGTCGCCGCCG CGCTGCAGGAGAGCCTGGACAGGAGGCTGTTCGGACAGCACCTGGTCAGCAGGGTGGTGGTCAGGGCCGTGCGGGGATTCCTCAGCAACGCCCAGGCCAAGAAGCCGCTGGCGCTGTCCCTGCACGGCTGGACGGGCACCGGCAAGAACTTCGTCAGCAAAATCATCGCCGAGAGCATCTATAAGAGGGGGCTGAAGAGTAACTATGTCCATCAGTTCGTGGCTACGCTGCATTTCCCTCACGCTCACAGCATCAACCTCTACAAG GACCAATTGCAGTCATGGATTCGAGGAAATGTGAGCATCTGTCCCAGGTCAATTTTCATATTTGATGAAATGGACAAAATGCACGCAGGACTCATTGATGCCATCAAGCCATTTCTGGACTATTATGAGCTTCTGGATGGAGTGTCGTACCGACAAGCCATCTTCATATTCCTTAG TAATGCAGGAGCTGAAAAGATAACAGAGGTGGCACTCGATTTCTGGAGAAATGGGAAGGCAAGGGAAGATATACAGCTTACAGACATGCAGAACGCACTGTCTGTGTCTGTCTTCAATAACAAAAATA GTGGATTTTGGCACAGCACCTTGATTGATAGAAATCTCATTGACTACTTTGTTCCCTTCCTGCCTCTGGAGTACAAACATGTGAAAATGTGTGTCAGGGTAGAGGTCGAATCCCGTGGCTATGCTGTGGATGAAGACATTTTAAGCAGAGTAGCAGATGAGATGACCTACTTCCCCCGAGAGGAGAGGATTTATTCAGATAAAGGATGCAAAACTGTGGATGCAAAGCTGGATTATTACTATGACTTATAA
- the C19H9orf78 gene encoding telomere length and silencing protein 1 homolog: MAACRAFRRRREEPEEDEEDEQLAEEVRLKLEEAKEVQSLRKRPNGVSAVALLVGEKLQEEATLVDDPFKIKSGGMVDMKKLKERGKDRINEEEDLNLGTSFSAETNRRDEDADMMKYIETELKKRKGIVENEEQKVKLKNAEDSLYELPENIRVSSAKKTEEMLSNQMLSGIPEVDLGIDAKIKNIISTEEAKAKLLAEQQNKKKDSETSFVPTNMAVNYVQHNRFYHEELNAPVRRNKEEPKPRPLRVGDTERPEPERSPPNRKRPPNEKATDDYHYEKFKKMNRRY; this comes from the exons ATGGCGGCCTGCAGGGCCTTTCGGCGGCGCAGGGAGGAGCCcgaggaggatgaggaggacgAGCAGCTAGCCGAGGAGGTCAG gttaAAACTCGAGGAAGCCAAAGAAGTGCAGAGCCTCAGGAAGCGACCCAACGGGGTGAG TGCTGTAGCTCTGCTTGTGGGAGAGAAGCTGCAAGAAGAGGCAACACTTGTG GATGACCCTTTTAAGATAAAATCCGGGGGGATGGTGGAcatgaagaaactgaaagaacGAGGCAAGGACAG GATTAATGAAGAGGAAGATCTGAACTTGGGAACTTCCTTCTCAGCTGAAACCAACAGGCGGGATGAGGATGCTGACAT GATGAAGTACATTGAGACagagctgaaaaagagaaaaggaattgTGGAGAATGAAGAACAGAAGGTGAAACTTAAGAACGCTGAGGACTCTCTGTATGAGCTGCCAGAGAACATCCGTGTCTCCTCTGCCAAGAAGACTGAAGAGATGCTGTCCAACCAGATGCTGAGTGGCATTCCTGAAGTGGACCTGGGAATTGA tgcaaaaataaaaaacataatcTCAACTGAAGAGGCCAAGGccaagctgctggcagagcagcagaacaagaagaaagacaGCGAAACTTCCTTTGTTCCCACAAACATGGCTGTTAACTATGTCCAGCACAACAGAT tttaTCATGAGGAGCTAAATGCACCAGTGAGAAGGAATAAGGAAGAGCCGAAGCCCCGTCCACTGAGAGTGGGGGATACAGAGAGGCCAGAACCTGAGC GCTCTCCTCCAAATCGCAAGCGTCCACCCAATGAAAAAGCAACAGACGATTATCACTATGAGAAATTCAAGAAGATGAATCGGCGATACTGA